In Deltaproteobacteria bacterium, the following proteins share a genomic window:
- a CDS encoding glutamate racemase, with product MGISSSLSPASSIGIFDSGVGGLTVFEAIQEQLPQENLVYLGDTARVPYGNKSRETITRYSIENTKFLLQCGIKVLIIACNTASALAISELQKQFSLPIIGVIEPGALAAVATTKTKEVAVIGTESTIRSASYAKAIAQLNPAIRVWGTACPLFVPLAEEGWMDEEVTKLVAEKYLSSFHKTPIDTIILGCTHYPLLKKRIAQVMGVSVTLVDSAEQTALALQQLLQKESLQNPQIQKGSETFFVTDSPDRFRQVGRTFLGRPLEGVTLVSV from the coding sequence ATGGGTATTTCCTCTTCGCTTTCCCCAGCATCTTCTATAGGGATCTTCGATTCCGGTGTAGGGGGGCTCACTGTTTTTGAGGCCATTCAAGAACAACTTCCACAAGAAAATCTTGTTTATCTGGGTGATACCGCCCGCGTTCCTTATGGAAATAAAAGTCGCGAAACGATTACGCGTTACTCCATCGAAAATACAAAATTTCTTTTGCAGTGTGGCATAAAAGTGCTCATCATTGCCTGCAATACCGCGTCCGCCTTGGCGATAAGCGAACTTCAAAAACAATTTTCGCTTCCCATTATCGGAGTGATAGAGCCAGGCGCCCTTGCAGCAGTAGCGACTACAAAAACCAAGGAAGTTGCTGTGATTGGAACCGAATCCACGATTCGGAGTGCTTCTTATGCCAAAGCCATTGCTCAATTGAATCCAGCTATCCGCGTTTGGGGAACCGCTTGCCCTTTGTTTGTCCCTCTGGCCGAAGAGGGTTGGATGGACGAAGAAGTCACAAAACTCGTTGCCGAAAAATATCTTTCTTCTTTTCATAAAACTCCCATCGATACGATTATTTTGGGCTGTACACATTATCCTCTGCTTAAAAAACGTATTGCTCAAGTGATGGGAGTTTCTGTCACTTTGGTCGACAGTGCAGAGCAAACCGCCTTGGCCTTGCAACAACTGCTTCAAAAAGAAAGTCTTCAGAATCCGCAAATACAAAAAGGTTCAGAAACTTTTTTTGTAACCGATTCTCCCGACCGTTTTCGCCAGGTGGGTAGAACTTTCCTGGGTAGACCTCTGGAGGGAGTTACTTTGGTGAGTGTTTAA
- the aceE gene encoding pyruvate dehydrogenase (acetyl-transferring), homodimeric type translates to MPKDPKKNEEEENQEWLESFDEVLEHEGPERARQILAEVEQHASEKGILLSALNTSYTNTISLQAQPVYPGDLELEKRIRSIIRWNAMAMVVRANKKEDGIGGHISSFASAATLYEVAFQHFFRGRGESGFGGDQIYFQGHASPGIYARAFLEGRLSQKQLENFRRELKAGGGLSSYPHPQLMPEFWEFPTVSMGLGPIAAIYQARFNRYLEARGLIPASSRRVWAFLGDGETDEPESCGAISLASREGLDNLIFVINCNLQRLDGPVRGNGKIIQELETLFRGAGWNVIKVIWGSDWDPLLEQDHDGLLKKRMMEVSDGQYQTYAACNDGKYIREHFFGAYPELLKRVEHLSDEDLARLRRGGHDSEKMYAAYKAAVEHKGSPTVILAKTIKGYGLGEAGEGKNVTHQQKKLNEEELSEFRTRFGIPISDEDLAFTPFYKPIESSSLIQYLQERRAKLGGYVPSRKTLLLPPLQLQENLFDEFSAGTTGRAVSTTMVFVRILSKLLRDPKLGRNVVPIVPDEARTFGMESLFAQLGIYTSLGQRYEPVDKKNIFFYREAVDGQILEEGINEAGAMASFCAAATAYSSHGVQCIPFYIFYSMFGFQRTGDQIWQASDMRARGFLLGATSGRTTLAGEGLQHQDGQSHLLAYPVPNLKAYDPAFAYELAVIIQNGMERMYEKQENVFYYITLHNENYAMPVMPEGVKEGILKGMYPIVPSPQSSPPRGEEVGINSLSPSPLAGEGRGEGPLIANLFGSGAILGEVLRASKILEEKFKIATKIWSITSYKELYCDAKECERFNLEHPEQEKKLPYLRQCLQNEKGIFVAASDYVRALPDSISAWFPKKLYALGTDGWGLSESRASLRRHFRVDAEWICYTALYALWEEGSFSLEDLKKAKEELLG, encoded by the coding sequence ATGCCCAAAGACCCAAAAAAAAATGAAGAAGAAGAAAATCAGGAATGGCTCGAGTCTTTTGACGAGGTTTTGGAACACGAAGGCCCGGAGAGGGCGCGTCAAATTTTAGCGGAAGTGGAACAGCATGCCTCGGAAAAAGGAATTTTGCTTTCAGCCCTCAATACCTCCTATACCAATACCATTTCTCTACAGGCGCAGCCTGTTTATCCTGGAGATCTGGAACTCGAAAAACGGATTCGAAGCATTATTCGCTGGAATGCCATGGCTATGGTGGTTCGGGCCAATAAAAAAGAAGATGGAATTGGGGGGCATATTTCCAGCTTTGCCTCAGCAGCCACTCTTTATGAGGTTGCTTTTCAACACTTTTTTAGAGGACGAGGGGAAAGTGGTTTTGGGGGCGATCAAATCTATTTTCAAGGCCATGCCTCTCCCGGGATTTATGCCCGAGCCTTTCTGGAAGGACGACTCAGTCAAAAACAACTTGAGAATTTCAGGCGTGAATTAAAGGCGGGTGGCGGCTTGTCTTCTTATCCCCATCCCCAGCTGATGCCTGAATTTTGGGAATTCCCCACCGTCTCTATGGGTTTGGGACCTATTGCGGCTATCTATCAGGCTCGCTTCAATCGTTATTTGGAGGCTCGAGGGCTCATTCCTGCATCCAGCCGGCGCGTCTGGGCATTCTTGGGAGATGGTGAAACCGATGAACCGGAAAGTTGTGGGGCCATTTCTTTGGCTTCCCGTGAAGGCTTAGACAACCTCATTTTTGTGATCAATTGTAATCTTCAACGCCTGGACGGCCCCGTGCGAGGGAATGGAAAGATCATCCAGGAATTAGAAACCCTTTTTCGAGGCGCGGGATGGAATGTAATTAAGGTGATTTGGGGCAGCGATTGGGATCCGCTTTTGGAACAAGACCACGATGGTTTGCTAAAGAAGCGCATGATGGAAGTCAGCGATGGGCAATATCAAACTTATGCCGCTTGTAACGATGGAAAATATATCCGCGAACATTTCTTTGGGGCTTATCCCGAATTGTTAAAGCGGGTGGAGCATCTCTCTGACGAAGATTTGGCGCGCCTACGTCGTGGAGGGCACGACAGCGAAAAGATGTACGCGGCTTATAAAGCAGCCGTGGAGCATAAAGGTTCACCTACGGTTATATTAGCCAAGACCATCAAGGGTTATGGTTTGGGAGAAGCGGGTGAAGGAAAAAACGTGACCCATCAACAAAAGAAACTCAATGAAGAAGAACTCTCCGAGTTTCGTACACGCTTTGGTATTCCCATTTCGGATGAAGATCTGGCCTTTACCCCATTTTATAAACCCATAGAGAGTTCCAGCCTCATTCAATATTTGCAGGAACGTCGTGCAAAATTGGGAGGCTATGTCCCTTCTCGCAAAACGCTTTTACTTCCTCCACTCCAACTGCAAGAAAATTTGTTCGATGAATTTTCGGCGGGAACCACAGGCCGTGCGGTATCCACCACCATGGTGTTTGTGCGCATCCTTTCAAAACTTTTGCGTGATCCAAAACTGGGCAGAAATGTAGTGCCTATCGTCCCCGACGAAGCCCGAACTTTTGGGATGGAATCGCTCTTTGCCCAACTGGGCATTTATACTTCGCTTGGACAAAGGTATGAACCCGTAGACAAGAAAAATATCTTTTTCTATCGTGAGGCCGTCGACGGTCAAATTTTGGAAGAAGGCATTAACGAAGCGGGGGCCATGGCTTCTTTCTGTGCCGCGGCTACGGCTTATTCCAGCCACGGGGTGCAATGCATCCCTTTTTATATTTTCTACTCGATGTTTGGTTTTCAACGTACGGGCGATCAGATTTGGCAAGCCAGCGATATGCGTGCGCGTGGTTTTTTACTGGGAGCTACCTCCGGGCGTACGACTTTGGCGGGTGAAGGATTGCAGCATCAGGATGGGCAATCGCATTTGCTCGCTTATCCTGTGCCCAATTTAAAAGCTTATGATCCTGCTTTTGCCTACGAGTTGGCGGTGATTATTCAAAATGGGATGGAACGGATGTATGAAAAGCAGGAGAATGTTTTTTACTATATTACTTTGCACAATGAAAATTATGCAATGCCTGTGATGCCGGAGGGAGTAAAAGAGGGGATATTGAAGGGGATGTATCCGATTGTCCCCTCTCCTCAATCCTCCCCCCCGAGGGGGGAGGAAGTAGGAATTAATTCATTATCTCCCTCGCCCCTTGCGGGAGAGGGCCGGGGAGAGGGGCCATTAATTGCGAACCTCTTCGGCAGCGGAGCTATACTCGGTGAGGTCTTGCGCGCGTCAAAAATTCTGGAAGAAAAATTTAAGATAGCTACAAAAATATGGTCTATCACTTCTTATAAAGAATTGTATTGTGACGCAAAAGAATGTGAACGTTTCAATTTAGAACATCCTGAACAAGAAAAGAAACTGCCTTATTTGAGGCAATGTCTACAAAACGAAAAAGGTATTTTTGTGGCGGCCTCCGATTATGTGCGTGCTTTACCCGATTCGATTTCTGCGTGGTTTCCCAAAAAACTTTATGCCTTGGGTACCGATGGCTGGGGGCTCAGCGAGAGCCGTGCCTCACTGCGGCGACATTTTCGAGTGGATGCCGAATGGATTTGCTACACAGCCCTTTACGCCTTGTGGGAAGAAGGAAGTTTTTCTTTGGAAGATTTGAAGAAGGCGAAGGAAGAATTGTTAGGATAA
- a CDS encoding 2-oxo acid dehydrogenase subunit E2, which produces MDFLLPTLGENIQTADVVRVLVAPGQQIKKDEPILELETAKAVFELPAPSAATVQEVLVKAGDKVKVGQRVMRWETKENFKSKEVKVSEKPTGSLATARDDKVLSPRTEGRGPVDLNAKAFASPLVRRLAREKGIDLSQVQASGEHGRILPADLEQKQNSVASHSESKFEKPSIPLPDFSKWGNVDRKPMSQLRLAAAQNLTQAWSQIPHVTQCEEADITEVEKWRKGAKSKLTMSAILIKILAELLEKFPSFNSSIDLAKEEIIYKKYKHVGVAVDTERGLVVPVIRDVDQKDVFQIAEELNVLSEKARSKKLKLEEMQGASITLSNLGGIGGTFFTPIVNWPEVSILGVCRAKLTPVWKNNGVEPRLILPLSLSYDHRVIDGADGIRFLRALVEKLESLAKIE; this is translated from the coding sequence ATGGATTTTCTACTCCCCACTCTTGGAGAAAATATTCAAACTGCCGATGTGGTTCGCGTGTTAGTTGCTCCGGGTCAGCAAATTAAAAAAGATGAACCCATTCTGGAATTGGAAACTGCAAAGGCCGTTTTTGAGCTTCCGGCGCCCAGTGCGGCGACGGTTCAGGAAGTTTTAGTGAAGGCGGGAGACAAGGTAAAAGTGGGGCAGCGGGTGATGAGATGGGAGACGAAGGAAAATTTCAAATCCAAAGAAGTAAAGGTTAGTGAAAAACCAACTGGATCTCTCGCAACAGCTCGAGATGACAAAGTTCTGTCACCTCGAACGGAGGGGAGAGGTCCAGTGGATCTAAATGCAAAAGCCTTTGCCTCCCCCCTCGTGCGTCGTCTGGCCCGAGAGAAGGGAATTGATTTGTCACAAGTTCAGGCTTCGGGTGAACATGGAAGGATACTCCCTGCAGATCTCGAGCAAAAACAGAATTCTGTGGCATCCCACTCAGAGTCTAAATTCGAAAAACCTTCAATTCCCCTTCCCGATTTTTCAAAATGGGGTAATGTCGATCGCAAGCCTATGAGCCAACTGCGTTTGGCGGCTGCTCAAAATCTGACGCAAGCCTGGAGTCAGATTCCTCATGTCACGCAATGCGAAGAAGCCGATATTACCGAGGTGGAAAAATGGCGCAAGGGTGCGAAGTCAAAACTGACAATGAGTGCGATTCTAATCAAGATTTTGGCCGAGCTTTTAGAAAAATTTCCTAGCTTTAATTCCAGTATCGATTTGGCAAAAGAAGAAATCATTTATAAAAAGTACAAGCATGTTGGAGTTGCGGTGGATACAGAGCGAGGTTTAGTGGTACCGGTGATTCGAGATGTCGATCAAAAAGATGTATTTCAGATTGCAGAAGAATTAAATGTATTGTCTGAAAAAGCGCGCTCAAAGAAATTAAAGTTGGAAGAAATGCAAGGGGCTTCCATCACCCTTAGCAACCTAGGTGGAATTGGCGGAACTTTTTTTACTCCCATTGTCAATTGGCCCGAAGTGTCTATCCTAGGGGTTTGCAGAGCGAAGCTCACTCCTGTGTGGAAAAATAACGGGGTGGAACCCCGACTGATTTTACCTTTGTCGCTCTCTTATGATCATCGGGTGATTGATGGGGCAGATGGGATAAGGTTTTTGAGGGCACTAGTGGAGAAGCTGGAGAGTTTGGCTAAAATTGAGTAG
- a CDS encoding type II toxin-antitoxin system PemK/MazF family toxin: MSSIKSENLLIKQGHCYLVNMNPPIKSKPGKIRPAVVLQSNDVLNTETISITLVPLTTKLEKENILRCRVSPSAQLKIEKPSDILIDQIHTLHRSFFIKELGPLAEIDLLKIKQGLDFLLNFSQTLQLLH, encoded by the coding sequence ATGAGTTCCATCAAATCCGAAAACCTATTGATTAAACAAGGCCATTGTTACCTGGTAAATATGAATCCTCCGATCAAATCGAAACCCGGGAAAATCCGGCCTGCAGTTGTACTCCAATCCAATGATGTTCTGAACACTGAGACCATAAGCATCACTCTTGTTCCTCTCACTACCAAACTTGAAAAGGAAAACATTTTAAGATGCCGAGTGAGCCCTTCTGCCCAATTAAAAATTGAGAAACCATCGGATATATTAATCGATCAAATACACACCTTGCATAGAAGTTTTTTCATAAAAGAATTAGGTCCTCTTGCAGAGATTGATCTTTTAAAAATCAAACAAGGTCTGGATTTTCTACTCAATTTTAGCCAAACTCTCCAGCTTCTCCACTAG
- the lpdA gene encoding dihydrolipoyl dehydrogenase: MSKKLEKTQVLVLGAGPGGYAAAFKAADLGLQVTLVDTEANPGGVCLYKGCIPSKALLHVARVINEAKEASEFGLSFSSPKIDLQKLKAWKEEVVGKLTAGLSMLSKQRKINFIQGRGDLIDPHQLLIQGTDGEESILPFEYCILATGSRPFIPPHLALESLHLWNSSKALALEEVPSKLLVVGGGYIGLELGSVYAALGSQVHVVEMLDTLLASVDRDLIRPLARRLENTFHSIRLKTKVVSIVEKGTGLTIVLEDAEGKQSEEDFDKVLIAVGRKPNSSGIGLRACGILKDEKDFIKVDAERRTNLPHIFAIGDVAGEPMLAHKATHEGIVAAEVIAGEKVIFDPRCIPAVVFTDPEVAWCGLTETDAKKQNLEVKVSRFPWTASGRALSLGRSEGMTKIICDAATEQVLGVGIVGVGAGDLISEGVLAIEMGTTASDLKLSIHPHPTLSETLMEAAEGISGTSLHVYKPKRG, translated from the coding sequence ATGTCAAAAAAATTAGAAAAAACTCAAGTGCTAGTTCTCGGTGCTGGTCCAGGCGGATATGCAGCCGCTTTCAAAGCGGCAGATTTAGGGCTTCAGGTGACTTTGGTGGATACCGAGGCAAACCCAGGTGGAGTATGTTTATACAAAGGTTGCATTCCCTCCAAGGCGCTTTTGCATGTGGCTCGAGTGATTAATGAGGCAAAGGAAGCTTCGGAATTTGGCTTGAGTTTTTCATCCCCCAAAATTGATCTTCAAAAATTAAAAGCCTGGAAAGAAGAAGTGGTAGGCAAATTAACCGCTGGTTTGAGCATGCTTTCCAAACAACGCAAAATTAATTTTATTCAAGGTCGCGGAGACTTGATTGATCCGCATCAGTTGCTGATTCAAGGCACAGATGGCGAAGAGTCGATTCTTCCCTTCGAATATTGCATTTTAGCCACTGGATCCCGCCCATTCATCCCTCCTCATTTGGCCTTGGAAAGTCTTCATCTTTGGAATTCTTCCAAGGCCCTGGCCTTGGAAGAAGTTCCTTCAAAATTGCTCGTGGTGGGAGGCGGTTATATCGGCTTGGAGTTGGGAAGTGTTTATGCGGCCTTGGGTTCCCAAGTGCATGTGGTGGAAATGCTCGATACACTTCTAGCCAGCGTAGATCGCGATTTGATCAGGCCTCTGGCCCGTCGCCTGGAAAATACTTTTCACAGCATTCGCCTCAAAACAAAAGTGGTTTCGATTGTCGAAAAAGGAACAGGCCTTACCATTGTTCTGGAAGATGCTGAGGGAAAGCAAAGTGAAGAAGATTTTGACAAGGTGTTGATCGCCGTAGGCCGCAAACCCAATAGCAGCGGCATCGGATTGAGGGCCTGCGGCATCTTAAAGGACGAGAAAGATTTTATTAAAGTGGATGCAGAACGCCGGACGAATCTGCCCCACATCTTTGCCATTGGAGATGTGGCGGGAGAGCCCATGTTGGCGCATAAAGCCACCCATGAGGGAATTGTGGCGGCTGAAGTGATTGCGGGAGAAAAAGTGATTTTTGATCCACGCTGTATTCCTGCCGTAGTGTTTACCGACCCTGAAGTGGCCTGGTGTGGACTTACCGAGACCGATGCCAAAAAACAAAATCTGGAGGTAAAAGTTTCGCGCTTCCCCTGGACTGCGTCCGGACGCGCTTTGAGCCTGGGTCGAAGTGAAGGAATGACCAAAATAATTTGCGATGCAGCCACCGAGCAAGTGCTGGGAGTAGGAATCGTGGGTGTTGGAGCCGGAGATTTGATTTCGGAAGGAGTACTGGCCATTGAAATGGGGACTACGGCCAGCGATTTGAAATTGTCCATTCATCCTCATCCCACACTTTCAGAAACCTTGATGGAGGCGGCGGAAGGGATTTCTGGGACGAGTTTGCATGTGTATAAGCCGAAGAGGGGATAG
- a CDS encoding RNA methyltransferase gives MSRALSSLLDFILVRPQYPGNAGAVARALKNCEFEKLILVNPVFDLNDLDVKRYSVGAYPLIEKAPVVKDLPKALEPYHFVIGTTRRRGRYRQNTLDLSELPGFIAEQVPKKSKVALLFGNEMNGLSNEEFALCQHLVTIPANPKFESYNLSQAVLLVAHELYRFNLKPKEEKKAKLPSVKELEGMYEHLTQMLLDIGFVRNNNPEHIPRILRNLFNRAQITDPEKNIIRGICRQVQWVKGQWDKLKD, from the coding sequence ATGTCTCGTGCCCTTTCCTCACTCCTCGATTTTATCTTGGTTCGCCCCCAGTATCCCGGTAACGCCGGCGCTGTGGCGCGCGCGTTAAAAAACTGTGAATTTGAAAAACTGATTTTGGTGAACCCGGTCTTTGATTTAAACGATCTGGATGTGAAGCGCTATTCCGTAGGTGCCTATCCTCTCATTGAAAAAGCCCCGGTCGTTAAGGATTTGCCCAAGGCTTTAGAGCCTTACCATTTTGTGATAGGCACTACGCGCCGTCGTGGGCGTTACCGTCAAAACACCCTGGACTTGTCGGAGCTACCTGGGTTTATCGCGGAACAAGTTCCCAAAAAAAGCAAGGTGGCCCTTCTTTTTGGAAATGAAATGAATGGACTCTCCAACGAAGAATTTGCGCTGTGTCAGCATTTGGTGACCATCCCCGCCAATCCAAAATTTGAATCTTATAATCTTTCACAAGCAGTTTTGTTGGTGGCGCACGAGCTTTATCGATTTAATTTGAAGCCCAAAGAAGAAAAAAAAGCAAAACTTCCCTCAGTGAAAGAATTGGAAGGAATGTATGAACACCTCACTCAAATGCTTTTGGATATTGGTTTTGTGAGAAATAATAACCCGGAACATATCCCTCGAATTTTAAGAAATCTTTTTAACCGAGCTCAGATTACAGATCCGGAAAAAAATATTATTCGAGGAATTTGTAGGCAGGTGCAGTGGGTGAAGGGACAATGGGATAAATTGAAGGACTAG
- a CDS encoding prohibitin family protein yields MSQIGKGVKFIGGFFVVMILLNILSPFVIIGPGERGVVLRFGAVSDKIFNEGFHFVTPLMEKVVRINTQPREIKLEHAQAVSKDLQDVITNLTLNYTVVQLEVNQYVQQPGVNRESVILDPAMQESLKSVTAQFTAAELITEREKVSSLIQAKLQDVLKKNHLEYRQLAITNFQFSKAFSDAIERKQVAQQDALTAENELKKAQILAEQRIAQAKAEAEAIRIQTEALQQNQNLVKLEAVKRWDGKLPQYMMGNSVPFVDISHGDSK; encoded by the coding sequence ATGAGTCAAATCGGTAAAGGTGTAAAGTTTATTGGGGGATTCTTTGTCGTCATGATTTTGTTGAATATCCTTTCTCCCTTTGTGATTATCGGACCAGGGGAGCGTGGGGTGGTGTTACGCTTTGGTGCGGTGAGTGACAAGATTTTTAACGAGGGTTTTCACTTTGTAACTCCTCTCATGGAAAAGGTGGTTCGGATCAATACCCAACCTCGAGAAATAAAGCTGGAGCATGCCCAAGCAGTGTCCAAAGATCTTCAGGATGTGATCACGAATCTGACCTTGAATTACACGGTGGTTCAATTGGAAGTGAACCAGTACGTGCAGCAACCCGGAGTGAATCGAGAGTCTGTTATTTTGGATCCGGCGATGCAAGAGTCTCTCAAGTCCGTCACGGCGCAATTTACAGCGGCCGAATTGATTACTGAACGTGAAAAAGTGAGTTCTCTCATTCAGGCCAAGCTTCAGGATGTATTGAAGAAAAATCATCTCGAATATAGACAGCTGGCGATTACGAACTTTCAGTTTTCCAAGGCCTTTTCGGATGCGATTGAACGCAAGCAAGTAGCTCAACAAGATGCACTCACGGCAGAAAATGAGCTAAAGAAGGCGCAGATTTTAGCCGAACAACGTATTGCCCAAGCCAAGGCGGAGGCCGAAGCTATTCGAATTCAAACCGAGGCCCTGCAACAAAATCAAAATCTGGTAAAACTCGAGGCCGTGAAGCGTTGGGATGGAAAATTGCCTCAGTACATGATGGGGAATTCTGTTCCTTTTGTGGATATTTCCCATGGCGATTCTAAATAA